One genomic segment of Ictalurus punctatus breed USDA103 chromosome 4, Coco_2.0, whole genome shotgun sequence includes these proteins:
- the LOC108264286 gene encoding myelin expression factor 2 isoform X2: MEVMNKHDLSGRPLNIKEDPDGEHARRVLQRGGGGYPGGRGHDSGPGQVNLPPSISNNPNIPHDIISALQHGRLGSTVFVANLDFKVGWKKLKEVFGMAGVVKRADVKEDKDGKSRGMGTVTFEQPLEAVQAISMFNGQMLFDRQMHVKMDDKSLPPDDFRSSDKAPQLPRGLGGIGMGLGPGGQPINTNRLSGGGMGSVGPGGMDGGGFGGMNRMGGMGGGFGGMDGVGMGGGFGGRDMTPMGRMGDMYRSGMGMMDRDFGRSDMAMSRPFGDSFGGLGGGMGGYGGGMGNSSMGPMGTGLGGMGNMGMDRMSGFDRMGGNMEMSRSFSQFGGSSGHMGGDRGSGSKGGCQIFVRNLSYDLTWQKLKEKFSHCGQVMYAEIKMENGKSKGCGTVRFDSPESAEQACRMMNGTKINGREVDVRIDRNA, translated from the exons ATGGAGGTGATGAATAAACACGACCTCAGTGGCCGACCCCTGAACATTAAAGAG gaccCAGATGGAGAGCACGCACGGCGTGTGTTACAACGAGGTGGAGGTGGCTACCCCGGGGGCAGGGGGCACGACAGTGGGCCAGGCCAGGTCAATCTGCCCCCCTCCATCTCTAACAACCCCAACATCCCCCATGACATCATCAGCGCTCTGCAGCACGGCCGACTTGGCTCCACCGTGTTCGTCGCTAAT ctggacTTTAAGGTGGGCTGGAAGAAGCTGAAGGAGGTGTTTGGCATGGCTGGAGTGGTGAAGAGAGCTGATGTGAAGGAGGATAAAGATGGGAAGAGCAGAGGAATGGGAACGGTCACCTTTGAACAGCCTCTGGAGGCCGTGCAGGCCATCT CCATGTTTAATGGTCAGATGCTGTTCGACAGGCAGATGCACGTTAAAATG GATGATAAGTCTTTGCCTCCTGATGATTTCCGCTCGAGTGATAAAGCCCCTCAGCTGccaa gaggTTTGGGGGGTATTGGGATGGGTCTGGGTCCTGGTGGACAGCCAATCAACACCAACCGTCTGAGTGGAGGAGGAATGGGCTCTGTGGGTCCTGGAG ggatggatggaggtgggTTTGGAGGAATGAACAGAATGGGAG GAATGGGTGGAGGAtttggagggatggatggagttgGAATGGGAGGAGGATTTGGAGGGAGAGACATGACACCCATGGGCAGGATGGGag atatgTACAGGTCTGGTATGGGGATGATGGATCGTGATTTTGGGCGCAGTGATATGGCCATGAGCAGACCCTTTGGAGACTCGTTTGGGGGACTAG GTGGAGGAATGGGGGGATATGGAGGAGGAATGGGGAACTCTAGCATGGGCCCAATGGGGACAGGAttag gaggaatGGGTAACATGGGAATGGACCGGATGAGTGGATTTGACCGGATGGGCGGGAATATGGAAATGAGCCGCAGCTTCAGCCAATTTGGAGGCAGCTCGGGTCACATGGGTGGAGACCGAGGGTCGGGGTCAAAGGGTGGATGCCAGATATTTGTGAGaaat CTGTCCTATGACCTCACCTGGCAGAAACTGAAGGAGAAGTTCAGCCattgtg GTCAGGTGATGTATGCGGAGATAAAGATGGAGAACGGGAAGTCTAAGGGCTGTGGGACGGTGCGCTTTGACTCCCCGGAGAGTGCTGAGCAGGCCTGCAGGATGATGAATGGAACCAAAATAAATGGCAGAGAGGTGGACGTGCGCATCGACCGTAAcgcctga
- the LOC128628762 gene encoding myelin expression factor 2: MAEDNSEFGVTVKLEESPDASPIEEDAETPQDSTNGVKTEEEDSQKDRTEGKEKSSGSRKSGRYHPYKDRHGGSGDRKSSQRNRVFISNIPYDMKWQAIKDLMREKVGEVTYVELFKDAEGKSRVSAVEAVNSASSLMCSPVTRTHSSLSVGYMSDLVHV; the protein is encoded by the exons ATGGCTGAGGATAATTCCGAGTTCGGAGTGACGGTAAAACTGGAAGAATCTCCAGACGCGTCTCCGATAGAGGAAGACGCCGAGACGCCTCAGGACAGCACCAACGGCGTCAAAAC tGAGGAGGAGGATAGCCAGAAGGACAGAACCGAGGGGAAGGAGAAGTCATCAGGCAGCAGGAAGTCGGGCCGTTATCACCCGTATAAGGACCGACATGGCGGGTCAGGGGACAGGAAGTCATCTCAGCGCAACCGTGTCTTCATTAGCAACATTCCTTATGATATGAAGTGGCAGGCAATTAAAGATCTAATGAGAGAGAAAG TTGGTGAGGTTACATACGTGGAGCTGTTTAAGGATGCTGAAGGAAAGTCCAGGGTAAGTGCTGTAGAGGCTGTAAACTCGGCTTCTTCTCTCATGTGTAGCCCCGTGACCCGAACACACAGCTCTCTATCTGTTGGATACATGTCTGATTTAGTACACGTCTGA
- the LOC108264286 gene encoding myelin expression factor 2 isoform X1 — MFFVCRVVEFKDEEFVKKAMEVMNKHDLSGRPLNIKEDPDGEHARRVLQRGGGGYPGGRGHDSGPGQVNLPPSISNNPNIPHDIISALQHGRLGSTVFVANLDFKVGWKKLKEVFGMAGVVKRADVKEDKDGKSRGMGTVTFEQPLEAVQAISMFNGQMLFDRQMHVKMDDKSLPPDDFRSSDKAPQLPRGLGGIGMGLGPGGQPINTNRLSGGGMGSVGPGGMDGGGFGGMNRMGGMGGGFGGMDGVGMGGGFGGRDMTPMGRMGDMYRSGMGMMDRDFGRSDMAMSRPFGDSFGGLGGGMGGYGGGMGNSSMGPMGTGLGGMGNMGMDRMSGFDRMGGNMEMSRSFSQFGGSSGHMGGDRGSGSKGGCQIFVRNLSYDLTWQKLKEKFSHCGQVMYAEIKMENGKSKGCGTVRFDSPESAEQACRMMNGTKINGREVDVRIDRNA; from the exons atgttttttgtttgtaggGTGGTCGAATTCAAAGATGAGGAGTTTGTGAAAAAAGCCATGGAGGTGATGAATAAACACGACCTCAGTGGCCGACCCCTGAACATTAAAGAG gaccCAGATGGAGAGCACGCACGGCGTGTGTTACAACGAGGTGGAGGTGGCTACCCCGGGGGCAGGGGGCACGACAGTGGGCCAGGCCAGGTCAATCTGCCCCCCTCCATCTCTAACAACCCCAACATCCCCCATGACATCATCAGCGCTCTGCAGCACGGCCGACTTGGCTCCACCGTGTTCGTCGCTAAT ctggacTTTAAGGTGGGCTGGAAGAAGCTGAAGGAGGTGTTTGGCATGGCTGGAGTGGTGAAGAGAGCTGATGTGAAGGAGGATAAAGATGGGAAGAGCAGAGGAATGGGAACGGTCACCTTTGAACAGCCTCTGGAGGCCGTGCAGGCCATCT CCATGTTTAATGGTCAGATGCTGTTCGACAGGCAGATGCACGTTAAAATG GATGATAAGTCTTTGCCTCCTGATGATTTCCGCTCGAGTGATAAAGCCCCTCAGCTGccaa gaggTTTGGGGGGTATTGGGATGGGTCTGGGTCCTGGTGGACAGCCAATCAACACCAACCGTCTGAGTGGAGGAGGAATGGGCTCTGTGGGTCCTGGAG ggatggatggaggtgggTTTGGAGGAATGAACAGAATGGGAG GAATGGGTGGAGGAtttggagggatggatggagttgGAATGGGAGGAGGATTTGGAGGGAGAGACATGACACCCATGGGCAGGATGGGag atatgTACAGGTCTGGTATGGGGATGATGGATCGTGATTTTGGGCGCAGTGATATGGCCATGAGCAGACCCTTTGGAGACTCGTTTGGGGGACTAG GTGGAGGAATGGGGGGATATGGAGGAGGAATGGGGAACTCTAGCATGGGCCCAATGGGGACAGGAttag gaggaatGGGTAACATGGGAATGGACCGGATGAGTGGATTTGACCGGATGGGCGGGAATATGGAAATGAGCCGCAGCTTCAGCCAATTTGGAGGCAGCTCGGGTCACATGGGTGGAGACCGAGGGTCGGGGTCAAAGGGTGGATGCCAGATATTTGTGAGaaat CTGTCCTATGACCTCACCTGGCAGAAACTGAAGGAGAAGTTCAGCCattgtg GTCAGGTGATGTATGCGGAGATAAAGATGGAGAACGGGAAGTCTAAGGGCTGTGGGACGGTGCGCTTTGACTCCCCGGAGAGTGCTGAGCAGGCCTGCAGGATGATGAATGGAACCAAAATAAATGGCAGAGAGGTGGACGTGCGCATCGACCGTAAcgcctga
- the LOC108264286 gene encoding myelin expression factor 2 isoform X3: MFFVCRVVEFKDEEFVKKAMEVMNKHDLSGRPLNIKEDPDGEHARRVLQRGGGGYPGGRGHDSGPGQVNLPPSISNNPNIPHDIISALQHGRLGSTVFVANLDFKVGWKKLKEVFGMAGVVKRADVKEDKDGKSRGMGTVTFEQPLEAVQAISMFNGQMLFDRQMHVKMDDKSLPPDDFRSSDKAPQLPRGLGGIGMGLGPGGQPINTNRLSGGGMGSVGPGGMDGGGFGGMNRMGGMGGGFGGMDGVGMGGGFGGRDMTPMGRMGDMYRSGMGMMDRDFGRSDMAMSRPFGDSFGGLGGMGNMGMDRMSGFDRMGGNMEMSRSFSQFGGSSGHMGGDRGSGSKGGCQIFVRNLSYDLTWQKLKEKFSHCGQVMYAEIKMENGKSKGCGTVRFDSPESAEQACRMMNGTKINGREVDVRIDRNA, from the exons atgttttttgtttgtaggGTGGTCGAATTCAAAGATGAGGAGTTTGTGAAAAAAGCCATGGAGGTGATGAATAAACACGACCTCAGTGGCCGACCCCTGAACATTAAAGAG gaccCAGATGGAGAGCACGCACGGCGTGTGTTACAACGAGGTGGAGGTGGCTACCCCGGGGGCAGGGGGCACGACAGTGGGCCAGGCCAGGTCAATCTGCCCCCCTCCATCTCTAACAACCCCAACATCCCCCATGACATCATCAGCGCTCTGCAGCACGGCCGACTTGGCTCCACCGTGTTCGTCGCTAAT ctggacTTTAAGGTGGGCTGGAAGAAGCTGAAGGAGGTGTTTGGCATGGCTGGAGTGGTGAAGAGAGCTGATGTGAAGGAGGATAAAGATGGGAAGAGCAGAGGAATGGGAACGGTCACCTTTGAACAGCCTCTGGAGGCCGTGCAGGCCATCT CCATGTTTAATGGTCAGATGCTGTTCGACAGGCAGATGCACGTTAAAATG GATGATAAGTCTTTGCCTCCTGATGATTTCCGCTCGAGTGATAAAGCCCCTCAGCTGccaa gaggTTTGGGGGGTATTGGGATGGGTCTGGGTCCTGGTGGACAGCCAATCAACACCAACCGTCTGAGTGGAGGAGGAATGGGCTCTGTGGGTCCTGGAG ggatggatggaggtgggTTTGGAGGAATGAACAGAATGGGAG GAATGGGTGGAGGAtttggagggatggatggagttgGAATGGGAGGAGGATTTGGAGGGAGAGACATGACACCCATGGGCAGGATGGGag atatgTACAGGTCTGGTATGGGGATGATGGATCGTGATTTTGGGCGCAGTGATATGGCCATGAGCAGACCCTTTGGAGACTCGTTTGGGGGACTAG gaggaatGGGTAACATGGGAATGGACCGGATGAGTGGATTTGACCGGATGGGCGGGAATATGGAAATGAGCCGCAGCTTCAGCCAATTTGGAGGCAGCTCGGGTCACATGGGTGGAGACCGAGGGTCGGGGTCAAAGGGTGGATGCCAGATATTTGTGAGaaat CTGTCCTATGACCTCACCTGGCAGAAACTGAAGGAGAAGTTCAGCCattgtg GTCAGGTGATGTATGCGGAGATAAAGATGGAGAACGGGAAGTCTAAGGGCTGTGGGACGGTGCGCTTTGACTCCCCGGAGAGTGCTGAGCAGGCCTGCAGGATGATGAATGGAACCAAAATAAATGGCAGAGAGGTGGACGTGCGCATCGACCGTAAcgcctga